In Halovivax gelatinilyticus, the following are encoded in one genomic region:
- a CDS encoding glycerophosphodiester phosphodiesterase family protein, whose amino-acid sequence MEWLRERPIAHRGLHAPGRPENSLAAFDAAVAKRYPVELDVRLTEDGVPVVFHDRTLSRLTDRTEPVDAVSWETIRSLRLDGTDERIPRLEAALESIDGRVPVLVECKHAGTPGPVESAVIDRLDRYDGPFAVQSFDPRSLAAIRRRRPDWPRVQLACAFEGRPALPWYQKAAAKRLLGTWYSRPDVVAYEHNALPYWPVSLHRRVGIPVLAWTIRDERDRRRVDPYVDNVIFEEIRP is encoded by the coding sequence ATGGAGTGGCTCCGCGAGCGGCCCATCGCTCATCGCGGACTGCACGCGCCGGGGCGGCCCGAAAATTCGCTCGCCGCGTTCGACGCCGCCGTTGCGAAGCGCTACCCCGTCGAACTCGACGTGCGGCTGACCGAAGACGGCGTTCCCGTGGTCTTTCACGATCGAACGCTCTCCCGGTTGACCGACCGGACGGAGCCGGTCGACGCGGTTTCCTGGGAGACGATCCGATCCCTTCGGCTGGACGGAACCGACGAACGCATCCCCAGACTCGAAGCCGCGCTCGAGTCGATCGACGGCCGCGTCCCGGTCCTGGTGGAGTGTAAGCACGCCGGTACGCCCGGGCCGGTCGAATCGGCCGTGATCGACCGACTCGATCGCTACGACGGACCGTTCGCCGTCCAGTCGTTCGACCCGCGCTCGCTGGCGGCGATCAGACGTCGTCGACCCGACTGGCCTCGCGTCCAACTCGCCTGCGCGTTCGAAGGGCGTCCCGCCCTCCCGTGGTATCAGAAAGCCGCCGCGAAGCGGCTGCTCGGCACCTGGTACAGCCGGCCCGACGTCGTCGCGTACGAACACAACGCCCTCCCGTACTGGCCGGTGTCGCTCCACCGACGGGTCGGAATTCCCGTACTCGCCTGGACGATACGCGACGAACGCGACCGCCGTCGGGTCGATCCGTACGTCGACAACGTCATCTTCGAGGAAATTCGCCCCTAA
- a CDS encoding GNAT family N-acetyltransferase, translating into MELRRLPADEDAVRRFLEDLWMPYNRELETIVEGFALSDDADIGSEELDFQLGRLESDEFRTWIAVEGSDRGDAIAETDGEFVGFVATEVDACPSTFDRPDRLLICDIYVREEARGTGLANELVDRAKRRARECGCSELKLEVDVGNDRALAFYDALGFEPISHTMVADVE; encoded by the coding sequence ATGGAATTGCGACGACTCCCCGCCGACGAGGACGCCGTTCGGCGCTTTCTCGAAGATCTCTGGATGCCGTACAACCGCGAACTCGAGACGATCGTCGAGGGGTTCGCTCTCAGCGACGACGCGGACATCGGTTCCGAGGAACTCGACTTTCAGCTCGGCCGGCTCGAATCCGACGAATTTCGAACCTGGATCGCCGTCGAGGGGTCGGACCGCGGTGACGCGATCGCCGAGACGGACGGCGAGTTCGTCGGCTTCGTCGCGACGGAGGTCGACGCGTGCCCGTCCACGTTCGACCGACCGGATCGCCTCCTCATCTGCGACATCTACGTCCGCGAGGAGGCTCGCGGAACCGGCCTGGCCAACGAGTTGGTCGATCGCGCGAAGCGTCGGGCGCGGGAGTGTGGCTGTTCCGAACTGAAACTCGAGGTCGACGTCGGGAACGACCGCGCGCTCGCGTTCTACGACGCGCTCGGCTTCGAGCCGATATCGCACACGATGGTCGCCGACGTGGAGTGA